In the Victivallis sp. Marseille-Q1083 genome, one interval contains:
- a CDS encoding solute:sodium symporter family transporter, whose protein sequence is MTLVTFVFFTALVAVLTWVFTRKADHHTGVGFFLAGRSLTFPFIAGSLLLTNLSTEQMVGLNGDAFTHGLCVMAWEVVAVVALVAMALFFLPRFLKSGVTTVPEFLEMRFDKTTQVLTNLIFLAAYAVILLPIILYTGATGLLDILNVPELTGIHDRRTLLYLIVIVVALIGSVYALWGGLKSVAFSDTLNGIGLYIGGLLITYFALVKLGNGSFMTGLDVLPQEVKPNAFNSIGGPHTTAPFFTLFTGILLINVFYWCTNQQIIQRTFGASSLAEGQKGVLLTGAFKLVGPLFLVLPGIIAYALLKNEVTASNQAYGKLVQLVLPNYLAGFFAAAMLGAILSSFNSALNSTCTLFSLGLYKRLLRPDGTDAEVVKSGRWFGWIITIVAIVIAPMLDNMQNIFQYLQEMNAIYFIPILAVVVVGMLSKRVPAIAANVALVAGVAVIAIGYFMPGIKEYVVQMQKYHFISVVFVLLVAGMYLYGAVRPLKEAWVQYEARAVDMTPWKYAVHIGVLLLVVVAAIYVWFADFSVLQDVPAETPIATQLVE, encoded by the coding sequence GTGACACTTGTAACATTTGTGTTCTTCACGGCACTGGTAGCGGTGTTGACCTGGGTTTTCACCCGCAAAGCCGACCATCACACCGGAGTGGGCTTTTTTCTGGCCGGGCGCAGTCTGACCTTTCCGTTTATCGCCGGCTCGCTGCTGCTGACCAATTTGTCGACCGAACAGATGGTCGGATTGAACGGCGACGCCTTCACCCACGGCTTGTGCGTCATGGCCTGGGAGGTGGTGGCGGTCGTCGCGCTGGTGGCGATGGCGCTGTTCTTCCTGCCGCGCTTTCTGAAAAGCGGCGTGACCACCGTGCCGGAATTCCTGGAAATGCGGTTCGACAAAACCACCCAGGTGCTCACCAACCTGATCTTTCTGGCCGCCTACGCGGTCATCCTGCTGCCGATCATCCTCTACACCGGCGCAACCGGACTGCTCGACATCCTGAACGTGCCGGAGCTGACCGGCATCCACGACCGCCGCACCCTGCTTTATCTGATCGTCATCGTCGTGGCGCTGATCGGCTCGGTTTACGCGCTGTGGGGCGGCTTGAAATCAGTGGCTTTTTCCGATACGCTGAACGGCATCGGGCTGTACATCGGCGGCCTGCTGATCACCTATTTTGCGCTGGTCAAACTCGGCAACGGCAGTTTCATGACCGGCCTGGATGTTCTGCCGCAGGAAGTAAAACCCAATGCGTTCAATTCGATCGGCGGCCCGCATACGACGGCGCCATTCTTCACGCTGTTCACCGGCATCCTGCTGATCAACGTTTTTTACTGGTGCACCAACCAGCAGATCATTCAGCGCACTTTCGGCGCCAGCTCGCTGGCGGAAGGCCAGAAAGGCGTCCTGCTGACCGGGGCGTTCAAGCTGGTCGGCCCGCTGTTCCTGGTGCTGCCCGGCATCATCGCCTACGCGCTGCTGAAAAATGAAGTCACCGCCTCCAATCAGGCTTACGGCAAACTGGTGCAACTGGTGCTGCCGAACTACCTGGCCGGATTTTTCGCCGCGGCGATGCTCGGCGCCATTCTGTCCAGCTTCAACTCGGCGCTGAACAGCACCTGCACGCTGTTCAGCCTGGGCTTGTACAAACGCCTGCTCAGGCCGGACGGCACCGACGCCGAAGTGGTCAAATCCGGACGCTGGTTCGGCTGGATCATCACCATCGTCGCCATCGTCATCGCGCCGATGCTGGATAACATGCAGAACATCTTCCAGTATCTGCAGGAGATGAACGCCATCTATTTCATTCCGATTCTGGCGGTCGTCGTCGTCGGCATGCTGTCGAAGCGGGTGCCGGCCATCGCCGCCAACGTCGCATTGGTCGCCGGTGTCGCCGTCATCGCCATCGGCTACTTCATGCCGGGCATCAAAGAATATGTCGTTCAGATGCAGAAATACCATTTCATCAGCGTCGTTTTCGTACTGCTGGTCGCCGGCATGTACCTCTATGGCGCCGTCCGCCCATTGAAGGAAGCCTGGGTGCAATATGAAGCCAGGGCGGTCGATATGACGCCGTGGAAATACGCGGTGCACATCGGCGTGCTGCTGCTGGTTGTCGTCGCGGCGATTTATGTCTGGTTCGCCGATTTCAGCGTGCTGCAGGACGTGCCGGCGGAAACGCCGATCGCGACCCAGCTGGTCGAGTGA
- the accB gene encoding acetyl-CoA carboxylase biotin carboxyl carrier protein: MKIEEIKTIVKLMSENDLTEFKIEAEEYNLCIKRGGTQVAISAPAPAVPLVSATLPAPAAVPVPVTVPTAEQNNAPLNTIDAPLVGTFYRAGSPDAKPFIQIGDKVTAETTVAIIEAMKVMNEIKAEKAGVIKDVLVENGQAVEYGQPLFVIE, translated from the coding sequence ATGAAAATCGAAGAAATCAAGACGATCGTCAAATTGATGTCGGAAAATGATTTGACCGAATTCAAGATCGAAGCGGAAGAATACAATCTTTGCATCAAACGCGGCGGCACCCAGGTCGCCATTTCGGCACCGGCACCAGCCGTGCCGCTGGTTTCCGCCACGCTGCCGGCTCCGGCGGCAGTCCCGGTGCCGGTCACCGTTCCAACTGCGGAGCAGAACAATGCGCCTTTGAATACGATCGATGCGCCGCTGGTCGGCACCTTCTACCGCGCCGGTTCGCCGGATGCCAAGCCGTTCATCCAGATCGGCGACAAGGTGACGGCGGAAACGACGGTGGCGATCATCGAGGCGATGAAAGTGATGAATGAAATCAAGGCGGAAAAAGCCGGTGTGATCAAAGACGTCCTGGTCGAGAACGGCCAGGCGGTGGAATACGGCCAGCCGTTGTTCGTCATCGAATAA
- the aroQ gene encoding type II 3-dehydroquinate dehydratase produces the protein MKILVIHGPNLQLLGRREPEIYGNTTMDGINGRLQRLGADRSVEVVCFQSNHEGAIVDAIGRAPAEGVDGILLNPAAYTHTSIAILDALKAVRLPAVEIHLSNITGREAFRHQSITAAGCLGIIAGFGAYSYELAFAALYHHLIEKAEKKGN, from the coding sequence ATGAAAATTTTAGTCATACACGGACCTAATTTGCAGTTGCTCGGCCGTCGTGAACCGGAAATTTACGGGAATACGACGATGGACGGCATCAACGGCCGTTTACAACGGCTCGGTGCGGACCGATCAGTTGAAGTCGTCTGTTTCCAATCCAATCACGAGGGCGCCATCGTCGACGCCATCGGCCGCGCCCCGGCGGAAGGCGTCGACGGCATTCTGCTCAATCCGGCGGCCTACACCCACACCAGCATCGCCATCCTCGATGCGCTGAAAGCGGTCCGGCTGCCGGCCGTCGAAATCCACCTGAGCAACATCACCGGCCGCGAGGCCTTTCGCCATCAATCCATTACCGCCGCGGGATGCCTCGGCATCATTGCCGGTTTCGGCGCCTACAGCTACGAACTGGCCTTTGCGGCGTTGTACCATCATCTAATTGAAAAAGCAGAGAAAAAAGGAAATTGA